The Coregonus clupeaformis isolate EN_2021a chromosome 39, ASM2061545v1, whole genome shotgun sequence genome contains the following window.
AGGTCGAAGGTGTCGTTGAATCCTTTGCCACAGTGGTTACACAGGTGTCTCTTCGTATCACTGTGACACTTCAGGTGACGGTTCAACATCCTCTGGTACCGGAACACCTTATGGCACATCTGATGGgttagagagcaagagagggatgGATTAGAcatgaagggagaggagagagggtggatggagagatggagagagaggagagaggggggatggagagatggagagagaggagagaggggggatggagagatggagagaggggggatggagagatagagagagaggagagatgagagatggagagatggagagagaggagagatgagagagaggagagagtggggatggagagatggagagaggggggatggagagatagagagagaggagagatgagagatggagagatggagagagaggagagatgagagagaggagagagtggggatggagagatggagaggacaATCTGGGATGGAAGGTTGAGAGGGTTATCTGACATACCTGGCACACGAACGACGCCTGAGCACCTGTCCCTGACCTCGTTACTGTGGAGACTGGGGCAGTAGGGGACGTTGTCAAGGCAACAGGTTTCGTGGTGATTTCAGGGATGGAAGGCTGGGGAGGTATCGGAATTTCACTGGGTAGCTCACCTGTAGTCAcctatagaagagagagagagagagagagagagagagagagagagagagagagagagagagagagagagagagagagagagagagagagagagagagagagagagagagagagagagatatacagagagagagagagagagagagagagagagagagagatacagagagatatacagagagagagagagagagagagagagagagagagagatacagagagagagagagagatacagagagatatacagagagagagagatacagagagagattgagagagagagagagagagagagagagagagagagagagagagagagagagagagagagacagaagaagaaGTTAGTCTCATGATATAAAGGGATAACTTATATTCTCAGAACACCAAACACAAAAAAAACTACATTCCCCATGAGGCCTCAGTCACTCACCTTGATTTTGGAGCGGACATAGGTGCTGCTCTGTGCCCTCCtcttgacctctaacccctgacctggGCTTTGGGGTCGACCCAGCACAGTGCACGAGGGCAACTCCGCTCTAGGGGTCATCACgctgtgcgtttctgtgtgtttggtgtATTCGCAGCGTGTCGtcgtggagagacagagagcggtCTCTGCTGGACTGGCTTCAGTCTCCTCCAATAAGGGGAATGCAGACACTGGAACAAGAGAGGAGAAAATATATGTTACATATAGAATATAACCTACaatatggtacacacacacacactacacacacacacgcacactacacgcacgcacgcacgcacacacacacgcacacacacacacgcacactacacacgcacacacacacacacgcacgcacacacacacacacacactaggacaGAGAGAAAAGGATTTGCTAGATAAAGGATATAATCTAGGGATTCTGGTgtggtattttgtatttgtatttattatggatccccattagttcctgccaaagcagcagctactcttcccagggtccagcaaaattaaggcagttatacatttaaaaaacattacaatacattcataacagatttcacaacatattaagtgtgtgccctcaggcctctactctactaccacatatctacaacacaacatccatgtgtacgtgtgtgtatagtgtgtatgttatcgtgtgtgtgtatgcatgtgtctatgtttgtgttgcttcacagtccccgctgttccataaggtgtatttttatctgttttttaaatctaaatttactgctggcatgagttacttgatgtggaatagagttctgtGTAGTCTTAGCTCTATATAGTACTGTGCGCcacccatagtctgttcttgacttggggattgtgaagagacctctggtggcatgtcttgtggggtatgcatgggtgtccgagctgtgtgccagtagttcaaacagatagcttggtgcattcaacatgtcaatacctctcacaaatacaagtagtgatgaagtcaatctctcctccactttgagccaggagagattgacatgcatattattaatgttagctctctgtgtacatccaagggccagccgtgcttccctgttctgagccaattgcaattttcctaagtctgaccacacgactgaacagtagtccaggtgaaacaaaactagggcctgtaggacctgccttgttgatagtgttgttaagaaggcagagcagcgctttattatagacagacttctacTAGgaccccatcctagctactgttgtatcaatatgttttgaccatgacagtttacaatccagggttactcgaagcaatttagtctcctcaacttgctcaatttccacattattcattacaagatttagtttaggtttagggtttagtaaatgatttgtccaaaatacaatgcttttagtttttgaaatatttaggactaacttattccctcccacccattctgaaactaactgcagctcttgttaagtgttgctgtcattttcagtcgctgtggtagctgacgtgtatagtgttgagtcatccgcatacatagacacactggctttactcagagccagcGGCATGTCGTTGGTAAAGATTTTAAAAGGTAagaggcctagacagctgccctggggaattcctgattctacctggatttggttggagaggcttccattaaagaacaccctctgtgttccgttagacaggtaactctttatccacaatatagcaggggctgtaaagccataacacttaCAACACACATGGTTTGGAGGAAGGTTTTGGCTGAAACTGATTTTTCCTCCAATCTAGAGCCATTACCGTTATGCTAATTAAATAtcaaaaatatgtatatttttctgcattTCTAAGCATACCTATAGAGCTCTATGTATCCTCTTGACtggtgttttttttgtttttttgttaaagaaactaaatatgcttctctgcatctctgcaaaAAAAATCTGGATGAAAGATTGAAAGCTCTTATTCAGGTCAtgtagttattgcttgcttttctaaagtcttgccagctaagatagttagacaagctagctactctaaacTTGATTTATAGCCTGAAATGTCTTCTTGGTGGTCAAATTAATTTAcaagcatacagtgcattcggaaagtattcagaccccttcactttttccacattttgttacgttacaaccttattctaaaatggtttaaattaattgttttccctcgtcaatctacacacaataccccataatgacaaagcagaaacaggtttttagacattttgcaaaaaaaacggaattatcacatttacataagcattcagaccctttactcagtactttggcagtgattacagcctcgagtcttcttgggtatgacgctacaagcttggcacacctgtatttggggagtttctcccattcttctctgcagatcctctcaagctctgtcaggttggatggggagagttgctgcacagctattttcaggtctctccagagatgttcgattgggttcaagtccgggctctggctgggccactcaaggacattcagagacttgtcccgaagccactcctgcgttgtcttggctgtgtgcttagggtcgttgtcctgttggaaggtgaacctttgcaccagtctgaggtcctgagcgctctggagcaggttttcatcaaggatctctatgtactttgctccgttcatctttccctcgatcctgaccagtctcccagtccctgccgctgaaaaacatccccacagcatcctTCGCCGTTTGGGAAATTTTGGGCAAAAtttgagtatacccacttctccagacaGCGGCTTAAGGTGCTTGCTCCCCCATAGACACCAATGGTCTACTTAGCTCATTGAAGTCCATTGAAACAGAAAAATGAGGAAGCCAGAGGTCTCGCTTCCTCTTCTGCCTCTCCTCTACTGACGGATCCGTGCACCTCGGAAGGAACCACTTACTAGGGAGAatagggggggagggggaggcccAGCTATCAAAATTACGTTCCAGGACGTGACCACAAAGTTATACTCTTTCCTGGTCCAGTCAGTGTGCTCCCTCCTCAAAATACAACTGACATATATTTTCATAAATAATTATGATAAAACGTGGGCTTAAAAATGAAGTTTAgtcattaatatatatatatttttttatgtaacAGTTTAATCTGAGGGAGCAGGTGCCCCCTATTCCCAGTGTCATATCGGGACAGGATGAAGTTGTGTTTACCATAACCGTTTAATGGCTCAACTGAAGCCATATTTCACTTAAaacaataaaacacacacacacacacctgattagACATGTTGGTGAGTTGTTAACTCGAGCAGTTTGCTCACCCCTCCCTTCCCTTACACCAGTACCAAACGCGCCTCCAGGCAAACAATGATATTTGAAACCTTGGTTCAGTCTCGTCTTTGAAAACCTAATTTATGCTATCTAACAGCCTGAAACTAATGCTTTAATGCTATCAAACAGTCTTAAACTAACCAACCTGGTCTCATAGATTAGACCAGAGGTAGGTATCCCTGGTCCAGGAGTGCCGtaggcacttcatgtttttgatttaaccaacctggaagagcaggtgtgttgaatttaggcagtCACTGAACAGATCAATTAGTTCAGTTGGGGAACAAAATCCAGCagtacctgcggcactccaggaacagggttacctACCCCTGGACTAGacgtaattacatttacatagtgcatacattttcatactggccccccgtgggacacgaacccacaaccctgccgttggaagcgccatgctctaccaactgagctacaggggacgatTACTAatatagtaaacgtaaatcctgAACACTCAAATGAGTATGATATTTTACGTCTGGTATGGTTACAGAAGACATAAGGTTACTTAAGGAAAACAAATAAAGTAGGGTGGTATAACCCAAAGGTTGTGtttttgaatctcatcacggacaactttagcattttatcaACGTTGCAACTCCTTACTACTTTTGAGTTACTTTGCAGCTAtttagcatgttaactaacccttcctctaaccctaaccttaaccctttacctaacccttcctctaaccctaaccctttaatctaaccttaaccccaaacccttaCTCCTAgcgtagctaacattagccacctagctaacgttagccacaacaaattggaatttgtaacatatcattacattttgcaaattcgtaacattattgtgtcccggatttacatgtactatgttacgtctatccctgagtccaggttgaacTAACGGTTTAATGAAAAAATATCAAACCGAGTGGAGGGTGAAGTCAAAGACAATGTATAGGCCTACTGTTGACCTAATATGATGACGTAGGTTAATATTCCAAACAATAGGCCTAGGTGCTAGCTTAACCtcgcatggagagagagagagagagtcaacagAAGAACAGGCGGTAGTGGTTTGGTGTGTTTGCTAAGGGTGGTGTATGATTGTGTGTAGGGAGACGAGGGTGCTTGCCCTAGTCCGTTATTTCACCAAAGCATCTACTAGCCTAAACATTAACCAGCCCGCCGGggggcgcgcacacacacgcacgcacccgCCCAGCGCGCTCAATGAAAAGAATGCCTCTACCCAAGTTCGCACAGGCACTGTTAGTGCCATTTTTTTCTCAACTTGGAAAAAAATATCTCCTGtgccattttatttatttattaattgaaGCTACAAAACACAAATAATATAATAGCTACTAAGCACATGCGTTTCATTGTCCAATTATCAAATATTCTAGCTCAGAATTATGGATAGACATTTGTAAACTAACCTATGCTAAACGCATAATGTGATAAACGCCATGGAAGCATTGTTAGGACAATGATCACAGCTGTAGTTGGAGTGAAACACAAGTCGAGTCGGTGGGGCAGGTAACTTCACATAGCTGGGTAATaactaaatttacatttacatttacgtcatttagcagacgctcttatccagagcgacttataaattggtgcattcaccttatagccagtgggataaccactttacaatatgttttatttttctttatttatttttctttatttttttcctttggggtggggtaagggggggggggggtataatgattactttatcctatcccaggtattccttaaagaggtggggtttcaaatgtctccggaaggtggtgagtgactcccctgtcctggcgtcgtgagggagtttgttccaccattggggtgccagagcagcgaacagttttgactgggctgagcgggaactgggcGGTGGGTTGCGGATAGCGTTGTCACCATGACTGCTGCTGGTGATTTGGCGCTTCACGCAATAACCTAACGTTCACATCTTTGGAGTtataaatagccttggttttcaATCGTTTTCATAAAAAACGTATTAAACTTAGGCTATTTGATAACAATCAAATACACATCAGCAAAAACAGATCTTACAGCCTACCCCATAACCACACTGAGAGGTTTAGTTTGTTTCTTACTTAAAGCGTTTTTAATGTTTCTAAAATACATTCGTTCCGGAAGTGAAATCTACCTCCTGCTGGGTGCTAATCTAACGGTCG
Protein-coding sequences here:
- the ovol1a gene encoding putative transcription factor Ovo-like 1a; amino-acid sequence: MPRAFLVKKARHSPGKRNWSELPDHERGYVYIPVSAFPLLEETEASPAETALCLSTTTRCEYTKHTETHSVMTPRAELPSCTVLGRPQSPGQGLEVKRRAQSSTYVRSKIKVTTGELPSEIPIPPQPSIPEITTKPVALTTSPTAPVSTVTRSGTGAQASFVCQMCHKVFRYQRMLNRHLKCHSDTKRHLCNHCGKGFNDTFDLKRHVRTHTGVRPYKCSLCDKAFTQRCSLESHMKKIHGVTLQYAYKERRNKLYVCEECGHTAPSQDALLKHYHALHPNSAFLRGKGAKGGRGAGGEESMPGSPLSNCQYSDDTTGSGGQ